Below is a window of Malus domestica chromosome 13, GDT2T_hap1 DNA.
AAAATGTTGTCCCAGCACAAACACAAcctgcaaaacaaacaaaccaacacacacaaaaaaaaaaccaaatgatcAACGATAAAATTTAGAAACCCCACCACACAAAATCGAAagaataacataaaaattaccaATAAAAGTTAGCAAAAACACACACGGTCTGACAATAAACGACTTAACACCAATTATGGCCTCAAACCCAAACAAAATCCCaaattagtttaaaaaaaatagtgaaaatgAACTGAACCCATTCCTCTATCATATTCCTTTCATCTGTTTCCTATCCCTAATCCCAAATCTCTCTTCCATTCTTTCTCTGCCCTTTTTCCCTCACCCTCAatcccattttcttccaattctATAATAAAAACCACATGCATAAACACGCTAGAAATTTGCCAGAACCCACAATATAGCGTAACTAAAAATCTCACTGATTGGTACACCCAATCGGTTCAAGAGCTGAAAAtagaaataattgaaaacaGTGCAAGGAAATTTTAAAAGGAAAGGGAGAAAGGTTGAGAATAAGGGAAGAaaggtcttttcattcattcatCGTTCCCACCATGGGTCAGATAGCTACATATTTATATCCAATCAAAAGGGGAAACACTAGCTCAATGGTAAACACCATTAATGTTGTGTTGTTCCAAGAGACTGAGGGCTTGGGCCTGATACAAGGCAGGGCAAACATTTACATAAGAAGCATAGGCTGAGAGAGAAGTGTTAGGCTCAATGGGCGTATTCTAACAACTCCCCCTTGAAACGAGACATGTCCTTAGGTCTTGAAGTCAGGATAATGAGCAAGAATGTCATATGCTACTTCCCAAGTAGAGTCCTCGGTTGGGAGTGCTGCCCATTTGATTAACCACATAGTTACTGCAACATTTTTCCTTTTGAACAGTTCTCTATCCAAGATGGCTTATGGTTACCAATGGAAAGCAACTGTAGAGTCTACTAAGGGCAGAGGTAGGGAGTAGTAAACATTGTGTCGCCCTTCTTTTTCTTGAGCAATGAAACATGGAATACTGGGTGGATTTTGGAATCTGGTGGCAGCTCCAGGCGATATGCCACTGTGCCAATACGCTCCTGTACTTGGAATGGACCATAATATTTTGGCACAAGTTTGTTAAATGGTCGAGCAACCACCGAGTGTTGACGATAAGGCTAGAGCCTGAGGTATACCCAATTGCCCACATCAAGTGTTCGCTCTGTTTGCCTTTTATCATATACCGGTTTCATGCGATTATGGGCCAGTTGCAAATTAGCGCGCAGCAGGCGGAGAAGTTTGTCTCGGTCCCTTAATGCCTGATCAATCGAGTGCACGATAGTGGTGCCTGGTAGGTAAGATTGGACTGAAGGTGGATGAACCCCGTACACTGCTTGGAAAGGTAACATGCGAATGGCTGAGTGGAACATGGTGTTGTACCACCATTCTGCCCAGAGAAAAAGTGTAGCCCAGTGGTGCGGTTTATCAGCTGTAAAGCAGCGAAGAAAATGTTCCAAGGTTCGATTAAGTACCTCGGATAAGCCGTCAAATTGAGGGTGGTAGGTAGTGCTGTGGCAAAGTTTAGTGCCCTAGAGTTTAAAAAACTCTTGCCAAAAATGACTAAGGAATGTTGGGTCGCGATCCGAGATAATTGATTTGGGCATGCCATAGAGATGAAAGATTTCCTTGATGAAAATGGTAGCAATAGAGGCAGTTGTATATGGGTGTTTGAGCGGGATGAAATGGCCATATTTTGTAAGGCGGTCCACCACAACCAAAATGACTGTATGACCATTGGAAGAGGGTAAACCTTCAATGAAATTGACTGCAATATCCTGCCAAATGCCCTCAGGGATGGGGATGGGCTGTAGTAAACCCAGCGGGTGGATATTCTCACTGTTTTGTTATTGGCATTCGATGCAAGTGGCGACAAGGTTCTTGACATCCTTCTGAATGCTTGGCCAAAGGAAGCTACGAGAAATACGATGATAAGTTCTGAGGAACTCGGAATGGCCACCCTCGAAGGACAAGTGAAATTTTTCCAATATCTTGGGATGCCACTGGATGAGAGAGGAACGAAGATCCGTTGCTTGTAATAAAGGAGACCATTAACGAGAATGAAACCCCGAATGCTTGTGCTGGGTGCTTGAAGTAGTGAAGGCCATATTGTTTGAACTTGTGGATCAATAAAGTAAAAGTTTTGCAGTTTCAGTATGCAATCGAAAATCGGTGTCGACAAACCCATTAAAGGTAATAGCTCTTGTCGGCGGGAAAGTGCATCTGGAGCAACATTTTGAGTCCCGGGCTGATACTCGACTGTATAGTTGTGCCCAAAAAGTTTGACAAGCCAACGCTGCTGTTGAGGAGTAGTAATACGCTACTCCAGAAAGTATGTGACGGTTTTGTGATCAGTTACTATACGGAATTGTTGTCCAAGTAGATATGGCCTTCAATTTTGCACTGCGAATACGATGGCTAGCATTTCTTTGTCATAAGTGGGGAAATCCAGATTTTGGCCAAATAATGCTTTGCTGATGAAGGCAATTGGGTGACCATTCTGGCATAAAACCGTACCTATACCAGTTCCCAAGGCATTTGTTTCCACTACAAACTGCTTTGAGAAATTGGGGAGGGCAAGAACCGGTGTTGTGGCCAATGCGTGCTTGAGATTGGAGAATGCTGTGAGGGTGTCAACAGTCCATAAGAAGTTCCCTTGTTTTAACATGTTTGTCAAAGGCTTTGCTATCAGGCCGTAATTACAAACGAATTTTCGGTAATAGCTTGTTAAGACTAAGAAGCCCTGTAGACTCTTGAAGGACGTTGGTCGAGGCCATTCGGTTATTGCATGGATCTTGGAATTGTCTACTGCCACGCCATGTCCCGAGATAGAATGTCCCAAGTAATCAATTGTAGTTTGTCCAAAAAAGCATTTGCTAAGCTTAACCCATAGGCTGTTGGTGGACAAAGTTTGAAAAACAGTCTTAGCTTTCGGGAGTGGGGGTATCTATATGGGCGTACATTAATAAGAGTAGTGTTGGTAACAGGGGTATGGTATGGTCCATGAGGCATTGAGGTGGAAGTCATGTCGGGATGTTGAAAAGGTGTGGATATTTGGTTAACAAGGCAGTAATGGTTGGGTGGGTATTAGGTAGGAGGGAAAAGGTTAGGTTGGTGGATGGGGTGATGGAGACAAAGGGATGGGTGGTAGGAGGTGTGGGCTGGATCACGTGAGAAGTTTAGATAGTAGGTTGAACAATTACTAGGCCTTGTAGGGTATGGGTGTGACCCTGGATATTGAATAACATTATTTTGTTCCTGAAGTGCCAACCAATGAACCCAAGAAACTCTTACCATTGAGAACCCAAAATGAGATCATAGCCTATtatatccaaaagaataaaagaaccAGAAAGAGTGTAACCCTGCATTTGCACATCAACATTGTGACCACGCAAAGTAGATGAGACCTGTTTGTGAGTAGTTGTGGTGAAGTGAACTGGGGGAATTGATTCTAAGGGTAAATCCAGTTGACGTGCAACGTTGATGTGGAACAAGTTACAAGTAGCTCCTAAATCAATAAGGATTCTAATAGGCTTGGAATTGATGAATCATTGAAGACGCATTGGCTGACCCATGCTATAGCCGGGAATGGCAAAAAGCTCCAACATGTGACAAGTCGGGTCGGGAGGAAGCTTTTCCTCTGATTGACAATCATGGAATTCTGTGGAGTCCTCATCTGGGTTCGAAACATCCAGTAGTACAATCATTGGGGCCTTGCATTTATGACCTAGAGCATAGGGTTCAGAGCAATGGAAACACTCGCTTTTACGAATCTTTCTTGAACCTCATTGGCGGTTAACCGTTTGAATGGGCCGAGAGGGGCTATGAGAGCTTGGGGGAAGGAAGGATTGGTGTGGTGGTGGAGTTGGAAGGTCTAGGGAAGCTGGAAGGGATGCATTGGCGAGGAAATAGGGGATGAGAGGAACGTTTAGCTTGGTTTTTTGTCTAAAAaatttttgctaatttttgaGATTGGTGTAGTGAGTCTGGTTCTAATGCTAGCACATTATGACGAATGTCCTCCTTTAAACCTCCCAAAAACACATACTTTAGTTGGTCCTCGGTCCAGTCAATTACCTGGCATGAAAGTTTGGTGAACTGGGCTATATACTCATCTACCGTGCCTATTTATTGGATATGGGTAAGTTGGGATTCGATATTGGCTCGATCTCCTCCCCCAAAACATTGGAGTAATAAGTCCACAAGAAGGCCCCAATCATCACAGCCATATCGTTAAAATCCCCTTATCTAAATAGAAATATTCGCCTCAAAATTACATGCTGCCACAAGGACCTACTGTTAAGGGAGGACTTCATAATAGTCAAGATACCATTCGGCCATAGCCAACCAATCGTAAGGATTTTCCCTGTTGAAGCAAGGGAGTTCCATTTGGATGGTTTTGAAGTTAGGGGGATGTGGTTGGTAGGTATGTGGTGTTAGAAGGGTGTGGGTAGTAGAAATAAGGGTGGTAGAATGGGTGATCTAGAAGGAGTGGGAAAGAGAAGAAGCTGGGGTGTAGGGTTGGGGTGATAAAAGGGAGGATGAGGCATGGTGGGTGTGAGAATGGATGGGCCGACTGGTAATAGTAGTAGGGGATGAGGTGGGCCGGGTTGAGTGACTGTAAGTGGGTAGTGGGGCTAGGGAGGGTGGTGGGCCTAAAAATGAGGGTGTGCCTAAGGTGGAGGGTGATGGGGGGGTTAGAAAGACCTAAACTCGAGTAAGAAGTTGTGGGTGGAGCAAAAGAGAGCTGAACAATGGTTGGGGATTTGGAGTAGCGTAACAGGGATGGATGGGGGTACTTGTGGAAGGGACGATGGTGGTAAGGGTAGGAGGAATGGCTGATTTGAGGAGGCAAAGCTCATCTAGCATCAAGGATTGGAAGGCTGCAAACAGGGATGTCATGGTGTTTTGGAAGGCCTGGTTGAAGTCGTTCAGGTGGTCGAGCGACTTTTGGAAGGAGGTTTGTTGGTTTTCCAAGGCCGAGATGGAATCGCAAACATCATCAACCTGGGTACGTAGGTGTTCATGGAGGACGTCCACTGTTGCTGCGACGATGTCGGGATCAGAACTTGGTGAATAGGTGTTTTTGCCCATTGGGTCGATGGGCACTGATACCAATTGGTACACCCAATCGGTTCAAGAGCTGAAAATAGCAATAATTGAAAACAGTGCAGGGAAATTTTAAAAGGAAAGGGAGAAAGGTTGAGAATAAGGGAAGAAAGGTATTTTCATTCATTCATCGTTCTCATCATGGGTTAGATAGCTACATATTTATATCCAGTCAAAAGGGGAAACCCTAGCTCAATGGTAAATGCTAGCAATGTTGTGTTGTTCCAAGAGATTGAGGGCTTGGGCCTGATACAAGGTAGGGCAAACATTTACATAAGAAGCATAGGCTGAGAGAGAAGTGTTAGGCCCAATGGACATATTCTAACACCGATTAaaagtttcataaaaaaaaaacactctatCTCTCTGATCAAACAAAAACTCCAAAACCCATTCAATGGTTGATAACAACCCATAACATAATCTGATTTAAAATAGAACCcagaaaaattaaaagtttCTTACATGtaaaattcaacaaaacataATCCATACATTTATGCGAGATTGGAATAACTCACCGAAAAGCTATGCAGTTTGAGACTAAGCGAGACAAAGAAAGAAGATAGCAAGAGAGACCAAGCGACTGAAGAAGTGAGGAGCAATAGAAGCACGAAGAGAACACAGTGACGACAGACGCGAGCAAGACGAAGAGAGAAGATAGCAAGAGAGACCAAAAGGCTGGAAAAACAGAGAACTAAAAATATGGGCAAGCTGCTTGACCAAATGGAGTGAAAAACAACAGAAACATCAGGAAGACTGAAAGACGAAGACTGAAAGCGAAAGGTAGAATAGATCCagaagactccctctttgatGATTCAAAGAAAAACCTATTGAttttaactctttttttttctttccacaaaAGCCAAAAAACGcaagacaaaaatgaaatttgtaggAATCCAATCCTTTTGAACGACAAAAAACACACTGGCTAATTCACTTGGCAAAGAAAGATGGGAAAATTAGAAGTAGCGAAAGAGGAGGATTTGAGGCACAAAGAAAAGTAAAGGCAAGAGCAGGCAACAACGGCAAGACaaccaaagaaaccctaaaGAAGAACCAACAAAATTGAAGCAGGATACACGACGATGATAGATGCATGGCTTAGGAGGGCAATTATGTCATTTAACTGTGTAACAAAGAGAAAAAATGCCTGTTGGAACCAAACGGAGGGCCTTTTAGTCCGCGCACTATTTGTGAATAGTGCACGTTGgtttgagttttagtatataaaTAATGTGAAGTATTTGAAGTATGTCTCTACATGTGCTCACCAGGGGTGGGTTCGGCACGGTTACCGTACCAATTACTGTACCAAACTTTTGGTTTggcaaaatctattaccattaccataccaaactttcaatataagttcggtattgccaaatAGTTCGGCTGACATGATATGACAATGGTAATTAAAGGGCAAAACTTctttttgtacctttatctcatgcactgtagcctaaattcatctattattcatcattcacaattcacacacacaataattcaaatgatgcatcaagattcatgatgaaaattaagcttacaatccaaatagaagttacgaaccaaagcaaatagaagttaaagtttcaaaccaaatgaaaattggaactaaacttcaaaaag
It encodes the following:
- the LOC139190887 gene encoding uncharacterized protein — its product is MLKQGNFLWTVDTLTAFSNLKHALATTPVLALPNFSKQFVVETNALGTGIADKPHHWATLFLWAEWWYNTMFHSAIRMLPFQAVYGVHPPSVQSYLPGTTIVHSIDQALRDRDKLLRLLRANLQLAHNRMKPVYDKRQTERTLDVGNWERIGTVAYRLELPPDSKIHPVFHVSLLKKKKGDTMFTTPYLCP